One stretch of Acropora muricata isolate sample 2 chromosome 12, ASM3666990v1, whole genome shotgun sequence DNA includes these proteins:
- the LOC136894097 gene encoding semaphorin-5A-like isoform X2, translating to MTNSITKMKLMLLALCVTFITSQEESISPYEEIKKFVKTFKPRGMNASTYYLLSIDEKHNNLIVGARNNVFLVNLGDMESYEYWNVPQQPGDNAFLKMMLPFGDRILLCWVEKPSTGSCTWRNRTTLEAAPESNQGYEFKPIETYNAPSSSPDQNDTTIIAEDGTLFVGTFLALGGHSIIYSKRFKHPQLTEVFSARRTSFYEDVHFVKSFEIGPYVYFFFRERSLECSSCGKVKTSRVARVCKGDRGGNHRLLNYFVTLQKAKLMCSDGKNYALNFNEIQDVWWDNRTGQFYAAFSSQPNGPAISAICIYSLSSINQIFIESDFKSFTSETKGWTIKRNKIGEYFPGCKVNPKYLKSSYSAVADGVMATKHMRSSAYVDLMDHTLLSDGVEPVGSKAWFIRNGIRMTGISLDVVGQNIVVYSSTDRGSVVKVAQPQGLSQPCLYSEMEVYPSNKKEVIKTMVVDQVRHVLYLGTRYSLTQLTLDQCERYQYDKSACISAADPYCGWDDKTFRCSSVLSQRETQQNLTICPKVRKETSWSSWRTCVQSDGNLCRCQTRRCQEKGNTPCLPDVEVRLENCTVDLSVGWEGERSWEILGVQHGNWSAWGNWSECSTETWAGVRSRSRTCTNPLPRSGGRTCVGDSMQYEPCSLEIQEEKRNVWTSPAIPLNSTTHEAVKFKITAMARGYKLTLPDLELSNETIDCGKDPEQCGKGKWKPWGNWSVCAVEGFQIRRRNCSKERCFGERLQERNCRPTIERCEGVIDCDWEVWSSCFCDHGLNLAKKGSGVMYRVRKCCRTCPNEPSCANSAEFKMCFCKRETSVLGQEQGLHPSDNVIVVPVIVAILCSVVVIGLGVVVVCYLNHKKKDFDVSKNEKNNSHDAGSESKFSTFRSATDESRQPLSPSGSPGKRDKKRSSKIKLPMKNFLPKRMKETPRCSVDCV from the exons AAATCAAGAAGTTTGTCAAAACCTTCAAGCCAAGAGGAATGAATGCCAGTACATATTATTTGCTTTCCATTGATGAAAAACACAACAACCTTATTGTTGGGGCAAG AAATAATGTGTTTTTGGTGAACTTGGGTGATATGGAAAGTTATGAG TATTGGAATGTACCACAACAACCTGGCGATAACGCTTTTCTCAAGATGATGTTACCCTTTGGAGACAGAATTTTACTCTGTTGGGTTGAAAAGCCATCCACTGGAAGCTGCACTTGGAGAAAT AGGACAACTTTAGAAGCAGCTCCAGAAAGCAATCAAGGATATGAGTTCAAGCCAATTGAAACATACAATGCACCAAGTTCATCACCAGATCAGAATGATACAACCATCATCGCAG AGGACGGAACTCTCTTTGTTGGAACATTTTTGGCCCTTGGAGGCCATTCAATCATTTACAGCAAGAGGTTCAAACATCCCCAGCTCACGGAAGTTTTCTCTGCGAGACGGACTTCCTTTTATGAAG ACGTGCATTTCGTAAAGAGCTTTGAAATTGGCCCTTACGTCTACTTCTTTTTCCGCGAACGATCGTTGGAATGCTCCAGTTGTGGAAAGGTTAAAACTTCCAGGGTAGCAAGAGTGTGCAAG GGCGATCGTGGTGGCAACCATCGGctgttaaattattttgtaaccTTACAAAAGGCGAAGTTAATGTGCAGTGATGGGAAGAATTACGCGCTCAATTTTAATGAAATTC AGGATGTTTGGTGGGACAATCGCACAGGCCAATTTTATGCAGCTTTCAGCTCACAGCC GAATGGTCCTGCGATATCCGCTATTTGCATTTACAGCTTGTCATCAATCAATCAGATTTTCATCGAAAGTGATTTCAAATCTTTCACAAGTGAAACTAAGGGTTGGACCATAAAAAGGAATAAGATTGGAGAATACTTTCCAGGC TGCAAAGTGAATCCGAAATACCTCAAAAGCTCTTATTCGGCCGTTGCTGATGGCGTGATGGCTACAAAACATATGCGGTCATCAGCTTACGTAGACCTAATGGATCATACACTTCTGTCTGATGGAGTGGAGCCTGTTGGATCGAAAGCTTGGTTTATTAGAAACGGGATCAG AATGACTGGCATTTCCCTGGACGTCGTTGGGCAGAATATCGTGGTGTACTCTTCAACAG atCGAGGGTCTGTTGTGAAAGTTGCACAACCGCAAGGGCTTTCTCAGCCATGTCTATATTCTGAAATGGAAGTTTATCCT TCAAACAAGAAAGAAGTCATCAAGACCATGGTGGTTGATCAGGTTCGG CATGTTCTGTACTTGGGAACACGTTATTCGCTTACACAGCTAACTTTGGATCAGTGTGAACGATATCAATACGACAAGAG TGCTTGTATTTCGGCTGCTGATCCTTACTGCGGCTGGGACGACAAAACATTCCGATGTTCTTCTGTTCTTTCGCAAAG GGAAACTCAACAAAATTTGACAATCTGCCCAAAAGTTCGCAAAG AAACTAGCTGGTCTTCATGGAGAACCTGTGTTCAAAGCGACGGAAATCTTTGTCGTTGTCAAACACGTCGCTGTCAAGAAAAGGGAAATACACCCTGCCTGCCTGATGTGGAGGTCCGATTGGAAAATTGTACAG TGGACTTGTCTGTGGGCTGGGAGGGCGAACGCTCTTGGGAAATTTTAGGAGTGCAACATGGTAACTGGAGCGCGTGGGGGAACTGGAGCGAGTGCTCGACAGAAACCTGGGCAGGCGTAAGGAGCAGGTCACGGACATGCACCAACCCACTCCCCAGGAGCGGTGGAAGAACCTGCGTTGGAGACTCGATGCAATATGAGCCTTGCAGTCTGGAAATTCAGG AGGAAAAGAGAAACGTTTGGACAAGTCCAGCAATACCGTTGAATTCAACGACACACGAGGctgttaaattcaaaattaccGCTATGGCCAGAGGATACAAATTAACTCTTCCGGATTTGGAGCTGTCAAACGAGACCATCGACTGCGGAAAAGATCCGGAACAGTGTGGAA AGGGCAAATGGAAGCCTTGGGGCAACTGGAGCGTATGTGCCGTGGAAGGCTTTCAGATAAGAAGAAGAAACTGTAGTAAAGAACGTTGTTTCGGAGAGCGATTACAGGAAAGAAACTGCAGACCAACCATTGAGCGCTGTGAAG GTGTCATTGATTGCGACTGGGAAGTGTGGTCTTCCTGTTTTTGTGATCACGGGTTAAACTTGGCTAAAAAAGGTTCTGGTGTAATGTACAGGGTTCGCAAGTGCTGCAGAACGTGCCCAAACGAACCCTCTTGTGCCAATAGCGCTGAGTTCAAGATGTGTTTCTGTAAAAGAGAGACAA GTGTCTTGGGACAAGAACAGGGACTTCATCCATCCGACAACGTCATCGTTGTTCCCGTTATTGTTGCGATTCTGTGCAGCGTCGTAGTGATTGGCTTGGGTGTGGTTGTGGTTTGTTACTTGAACCACAAAAAAAAGGATTTCGATGTTTCCAAAAACGAGAAAAACAACTCTCACGATGCTGGTAGTGAAAGCAAGTTTTCCACATTCCGATCAGCGACTGACGAATCGAGACAGCCGTTGTCTCCTTCTGGCAGCCCTGGAAAACGTGACAAAAAGAGGAGCTCAAAAATCAAGTTGCCGATGAAGAATTTCCTCCcaaaaagaatgaaagagaCTCCTCGTTGTTCCGTAGACTGCGTATAG
- the LOC136894097 gene encoding semaphorin-5A-like isoform X6 — translation MTNSITKMKLMLLALCVTFITSQEESISPYEEIKKFVKTFKPRGMNASTYYLLSIDEKHNNLIVGARNNVFLVNLGDMESYEYWNVPQQPGDNAFLKMMLPFGDRILLCWVEKPSTGSCTWRNRTTLEAAPESNQGYEFKPIETYNAPSSSPDQNDTTIIAEDGTLFVGTFLALGGHSIIYSKRFKHPQLTEVFSARRTSFYEDVHFVKSFEIGPYVYFFFRERSLECSSCGKVKTSRVARVCKGDRGGNHRLLNYFVTLQKAKLMCSDGKNYALNFNEIQDVWWDNRTGQFYAAFSSQPNGPAISAICIYSLSSINQIFIESDFKSFTSETKGWTIKRNKIGEYFPGCKVNPKYLKSSYSAVADGVMATKHMRSSAYVDLMDHTLLSDGVEPVGSKAWFIRNGIRMTGISLDVVGQNIVVYSSTDRGSVVKVAQPQGLSQPCLYSEMEVYPSNKKEVIKTMVVDQVRHVLYLGTRYSLTQLTLDQCERYQYDKSACISAADPYCGWDDKTFRCSSVLSQRETQQNLTICPKVRKETSWSSWRTCVQSDGNLCRCQTRRCQEKGNTPCLPDVEVRLENCTVDLSVGWEGERSWEILGVQHGNWSAWGNWSECSTETWAGVRSRSRTCTNPLPRSGGRTCVGDSMQYEPCSLEIQEGKWKPWGNWSVCAVEGFQIRRRNCSKERCFGERLQERNCRPTIERCEGVIDCDWEVWSSCFCDHGLNLAKKGSGVMYRVRKCCRTCPNEPSCANSAEFKMCFCKRETSVLGQEQGLHPSDNVIVVPVIVAILCSVVVIGLGVVVVCYLNHKKKDFDVSKNEKNNSHDAGSESKFSTFRSATDESRQPLSPSGSPGKRDKKRSSKIKLPMKNFLPKRMKETPRCSVDCV, via the exons AAATCAAGAAGTTTGTCAAAACCTTCAAGCCAAGAGGAATGAATGCCAGTACATATTATTTGCTTTCCATTGATGAAAAACACAACAACCTTATTGTTGGGGCAAG AAATAATGTGTTTTTGGTGAACTTGGGTGATATGGAAAGTTATGAG TATTGGAATGTACCACAACAACCTGGCGATAACGCTTTTCTCAAGATGATGTTACCCTTTGGAGACAGAATTTTACTCTGTTGGGTTGAAAAGCCATCCACTGGAAGCTGCACTTGGAGAAAT AGGACAACTTTAGAAGCAGCTCCAGAAAGCAATCAAGGATATGAGTTCAAGCCAATTGAAACATACAATGCACCAAGTTCATCACCAGATCAGAATGATACAACCATCATCGCAG AGGACGGAACTCTCTTTGTTGGAACATTTTTGGCCCTTGGAGGCCATTCAATCATTTACAGCAAGAGGTTCAAACATCCCCAGCTCACGGAAGTTTTCTCTGCGAGACGGACTTCCTTTTATGAAG ACGTGCATTTCGTAAAGAGCTTTGAAATTGGCCCTTACGTCTACTTCTTTTTCCGCGAACGATCGTTGGAATGCTCCAGTTGTGGAAAGGTTAAAACTTCCAGGGTAGCAAGAGTGTGCAAG GGCGATCGTGGTGGCAACCATCGGctgttaaattattttgtaaccTTACAAAAGGCGAAGTTAATGTGCAGTGATGGGAAGAATTACGCGCTCAATTTTAATGAAATTC AGGATGTTTGGTGGGACAATCGCACAGGCCAATTTTATGCAGCTTTCAGCTCACAGCC GAATGGTCCTGCGATATCCGCTATTTGCATTTACAGCTTGTCATCAATCAATCAGATTTTCATCGAAAGTGATTTCAAATCTTTCACAAGTGAAACTAAGGGTTGGACCATAAAAAGGAATAAGATTGGAGAATACTTTCCAGGC TGCAAAGTGAATCCGAAATACCTCAAAAGCTCTTATTCGGCCGTTGCTGATGGCGTGATGGCTACAAAACATATGCGGTCATCAGCTTACGTAGACCTAATGGATCATACACTTCTGTCTGATGGAGTGGAGCCTGTTGGATCGAAAGCTTGGTTTATTAGAAACGGGATCAG AATGACTGGCATTTCCCTGGACGTCGTTGGGCAGAATATCGTGGTGTACTCTTCAACAG atCGAGGGTCTGTTGTGAAAGTTGCACAACCGCAAGGGCTTTCTCAGCCATGTCTATATTCTGAAATGGAAGTTTATCCT TCAAACAAGAAAGAAGTCATCAAGACCATGGTGGTTGATCAGGTTCGG CATGTTCTGTACTTGGGAACACGTTATTCGCTTACACAGCTAACTTTGGATCAGTGTGAACGATATCAATACGACAAGAG TGCTTGTATTTCGGCTGCTGATCCTTACTGCGGCTGGGACGACAAAACATTCCGATGTTCTTCTGTTCTTTCGCAAAG GGAAACTCAACAAAATTTGACAATCTGCCCAAAAGTTCGCAAAG AAACTAGCTGGTCTTCATGGAGAACCTGTGTTCAAAGCGACGGAAATCTTTGTCGTTGTCAAACACGTCGCTGTCAAGAAAAGGGAAATACACCCTGCCTGCCTGATGTGGAGGTCCGATTGGAAAATTGTACAG TGGACTTGTCTGTGGGCTGGGAGGGCGAACGCTCTTGGGAAATTTTAGGAGTGCAACATGGTAACTGGAGCGCGTGGGGGAACTGGAGCGAGTGCTCGACAGAAACCTGGGCAGGCGTAAGGAGCAGGTCACGGACATGCACCAACCCACTCCCCAGGAGCGGTGGAAGAACCTGCGTTGGAGACTCGATGCAATATGAGCCTTGCAGTCTGGAAATTCAGG AGGGCAAATGGAAGCCTTGGGGCAACTGGAGCGTATGTGCCGTGGAAGGCTTTCAGATAAGAAGAAGAAACTGTAGTAAAGAACGTTGTTTCGGAGAGCGATTACAGGAAAGAAACTGCAGACCAACCATTGAGCGCTGTGAAG GTGTCATTGATTGCGACTGGGAAGTGTGGTCTTCCTGTTTTTGTGATCACGGGTTAAACTTGGCTAAAAAAGGTTCTGGTGTAATGTACAGGGTTCGCAAGTGCTGCAGAACGTGCCCAAACGAACCCTCTTGTGCCAATAGCGCTGAGTTCAAGATGTGTTTCTGTAAAAGAGAGACAA GTGTCTTGGGACAAGAACAGGGACTTCATCCATCCGACAACGTCATCGTTGTTCCCGTTATTGTTGCGATTCTGTGCAGCGTCGTAGTGATTGGCTTGGGTGTGGTTGTGGTTTGTTACTTGAACCACAAAAAAAAGGATTTCGATGTTTCCAAAAACGAGAAAAACAACTCTCACGATGCTGGTAGTGAAAGCAAGTTTTCCACATTCCGATCAGCGACTGACGAATCGAGACAGCCGTTGTCTCCTTCTGGCAGCCCTGGAAAACGTGACAAAAAGAGGAGCTCAAAAATCAAGTTGCCGATGAAGAATTTCCTCCcaaaaagaatgaaagagaCTCCTCGTTGTTCCGTAGACTGCGTATAG
- the LOC136894097 gene encoding semaphorin-5A-like isoform X5: MNASTYYLLSIDEKHNNLIVGARNNVFLVNLGDMESYEYWNVPQQPGDNAFLKMMLPFGDRILLCWVEKPSTGSCTWRNRTTLEAAPESNQGYEFKPIETYNAPSSSPDQNDTTIIAEDGTLFVGTFLALGGHSIIYSKRFKHPQLTEVFSARRTSFYEDVHFVKSFEIGPYVYFFFRERSLECSSCGKVKTSRVARVCKGDRGGNHRLLNYFVTLQKAKLMCSDGKNYALNFNEIQDVWWDNRTGQFYAAFSSQPNGPAISAICIYSLSSINQIFIESDFKSFTSETKGWTIKRNKIGEYFPGCKVNPKYLKSSYSAVADGVMATKHMRSSAYVDLMDHTLLSDGVEPVGSKAWFIRNGIRMTGISLDVVGQNIVVYSSTDRGSVVKVAQPQGLSQPCLYSEMEVYPSNKKEVIKTMVVDQVRHVLYLGTRYSLTQLTLDQCERYQYDKSACISAADPYCGWDDKTFRCSSVLSQRETQQNLTICPKVRKETSWSSWRTCVQSDGNLCRCQTRRCQEKGNTPCLPDVEVRLENCTVDLSVGWEGERSWEILGVQHGNWSAWGNWSECSTETWAGVRSRSRTCTNPLPRSGGRTCVGDSMQYEPCSLEIQEEKRNVWTSPAIPLNSTTHEAVKFKITAMARGYKLTLPDLELSNETIDCGKDPEQCGKGKWKPWGNWSVCAVEGFQIRRRNCSKERCFGERLQERNCRPTIERCEGVIDCDWEVWSSCFCDHGLNLAKKGSGVMYRVRKCCRTCPNEPSCANSAEFKMCFCKRETSVLGQEQGLHPSDNVIVVPVIVAILCSVVVIGLGVVVVCYLNHKKKDFDVSKNEKNNSHDAGSESKFSTFRSATDESRQPLSPSGSPGKRDKKRSSKIKLPMKNFLPKRMKETPRCSVDCV, from the exons ATGAATGCCAGTACATATTATTTGCTTTCCATTGATGAAAAACACAACAACCTTATTGTTGGGGCAAG AAATAATGTGTTTTTGGTGAACTTGGGTGATATGGAAAGTTATGAG TATTGGAATGTACCACAACAACCTGGCGATAACGCTTTTCTCAAGATGATGTTACCCTTTGGAGACAGAATTTTACTCTGTTGGGTTGAAAAGCCATCCACTGGAAGCTGCACTTGGAGAAAT AGGACAACTTTAGAAGCAGCTCCAGAAAGCAATCAAGGATATGAGTTCAAGCCAATTGAAACATACAATGCACCAAGTTCATCACCAGATCAGAATGATACAACCATCATCGCAG AGGACGGAACTCTCTTTGTTGGAACATTTTTGGCCCTTGGAGGCCATTCAATCATTTACAGCAAGAGGTTCAAACATCCCCAGCTCACGGAAGTTTTCTCTGCGAGACGGACTTCCTTTTATGAAG ACGTGCATTTCGTAAAGAGCTTTGAAATTGGCCCTTACGTCTACTTCTTTTTCCGCGAACGATCGTTGGAATGCTCCAGTTGTGGAAAGGTTAAAACTTCCAGGGTAGCAAGAGTGTGCAAG GGCGATCGTGGTGGCAACCATCGGctgttaaattattttgtaaccTTACAAAAGGCGAAGTTAATGTGCAGTGATGGGAAGAATTACGCGCTCAATTTTAATGAAATTC AGGATGTTTGGTGGGACAATCGCACAGGCCAATTTTATGCAGCTTTCAGCTCACAGCC GAATGGTCCTGCGATATCCGCTATTTGCATTTACAGCTTGTCATCAATCAATCAGATTTTCATCGAAAGTGATTTCAAATCTTTCACAAGTGAAACTAAGGGTTGGACCATAAAAAGGAATAAGATTGGAGAATACTTTCCAGGC TGCAAAGTGAATCCGAAATACCTCAAAAGCTCTTATTCGGCCGTTGCTGATGGCGTGATGGCTACAAAACATATGCGGTCATCAGCTTACGTAGACCTAATGGATCATACACTTCTGTCTGATGGAGTGGAGCCTGTTGGATCGAAAGCTTGGTTTATTAGAAACGGGATCAG AATGACTGGCATTTCCCTGGACGTCGTTGGGCAGAATATCGTGGTGTACTCTTCAACAG atCGAGGGTCTGTTGTGAAAGTTGCACAACCGCAAGGGCTTTCTCAGCCATGTCTATATTCTGAAATGGAAGTTTATCCT TCAAACAAGAAAGAAGTCATCAAGACCATGGTGGTTGATCAGGTTCGG CATGTTCTGTACTTGGGAACACGTTATTCGCTTACACAGCTAACTTTGGATCAGTGTGAACGATATCAATACGACAAGAG TGCTTGTATTTCGGCTGCTGATCCTTACTGCGGCTGGGACGACAAAACATTCCGATGTTCTTCTGTTCTTTCGCAAAG GGAAACTCAACAAAATTTGACAATCTGCCCAAAAGTTCGCAAAG AAACTAGCTGGTCTTCATGGAGAACCTGTGTTCAAAGCGACGGAAATCTTTGTCGTTGTCAAACACGTCGCTGTCAAGAAAAGGGAAATACACCCTGCCTGCCTGATGTGGAGGTCCGATTGGAAAATTGTACAG TGGACTTGTCTGTGGGCTGGGAGGGCGAACGCTCTTGGGAAATTTTAGGAGTGCAACATGGTAACTGGAGCGCGTGGGGGAACTGGAGCGAGTGCTCGACAGAAACCTGGGCAGGCGTAAGGAGCAGGTCACGGACATGCACCAACCCACTCCCCAGGAGCGGTGGAAGAACCTGCGTTGGAGACTCGATGCAATATGAGCCTTGCAGTCTGGAAATTCAGG AGGAAAAGAGAAACGTTTGGACAAGTCCAGCAATACCGTTGAATTCAACGACACACGAGGctgttaaattcaaaattaccGCTATGGCCAGAGGATACAAATTAACTCTTCCGGATTTGGAGCTGTCAAACGAGACCATCGACTGCGGAAAAGATCCGGAACAGTGTGGAA AGGGCAAATGGAAGCCTTGGGGCAACTGGAGCGTATGTGCCGTGGAAGGCTTTCAGATAAGAAGAAGAAACTGTAGTAAAGAACGTTGTTTCGGAGAGCGATTACAGGAAAGAAACTGCAGACCAACCATTGAGCGCTGTGAAG GTGTCATTGATTGCGACTGGGAAGTGTGGTCTTCCTGTTTTTGTGATCACGGGTTAAACTTGGCTAAAAAAGGTTCTGGTGTAATGTACAGGGTTCGCAAGTGCTGCAGAACGTGCCCAAACGAACCCTCTTGTGCCAATAGCGCTGAGTTCAAGATGTGTTTCTGTAAAAGAGAGACAA GTGTCTTGGGACAAGAACAGGGACTTCATCCATCCGACAACGTCATCGTTGTTCCCGTTATTGTTGCGATTCTGTGCAGCGTCGTAGTGATTGGCTTGGGTGTGGTTGTGGTTTGTTACTTGAACCACAAAAAAAAGGATTTCGATGTTTCCAAAAACGAGAAAAACAACTCTCACGATGCTGGTAGTGAAAGCAAGTTTTCCACATTCCGATCAGCGACTGACGAATCGAGACAGCCGTTGTCTCCTTCTGGCAGCCCTGGAAAACGTGACAAAAAGAGGAGCTCAAAAATCAAGTTGCCGATGAAGAATTTCCTCCcaaaaagaatgaaagagaCTCCTCGTTGTTCCGTAGACTGCGTATAG